The following are encoded together in the Lathyrus oleraceus cultivar Zhongwan6 chromosome 3, CAAS_Psat_ZW6_1.0, whole genome shotgun sequence genome:
- the LOC127131169 gene encoding uncharacterized protein LOC127131169: MADQEQELERVSSELEDLRGNMCQVMEVLQVVKAKLDTQTTVVSEITGPTIEPQLARTVPTTWPVYGLPPSFTPPVEGAPGFVQSTQQMVPLSTINETHPTVHTLAPPHVHAHVQPSFEDQQHAQNFSDEDDERHEDIRGMKENFQILEKRLRATEGNQVFGAAAREMCLVSGLMIPAKFKTPDFNRYEGHSCPKSHLIMYY, from the coding sequence atggcagatcaaGAACAAGAATTGGAGAGAGTAAGCTCAGAACTTGAAGACCTACGAGGAAACATGTGTCAAGTCATGGAAGTACTACAAGTCGTTAAGGCTAAGTTGGACACCCAAACGACGGTCGTTTCAGAAATCACCGGTCCTACGATTGAACCCCAACTTGCGAGGACAGTGCCGACCACTTGGCCGGTCTATGGTTTACCTCCCAGTTTCACACCTCCAGTTGAAGGCGCCCCTGGTTTTGTACAATCCACTCAGCAGATGGTTCCTCTATCAACTATCAATGAAACTCATCCCACGGTCCACACGCTCGCACCACCCCATGTCCATGCACACGTGCAACCTTCTTTTGAAGATCAACAACATGCTCAGAATTTTTCGGACGAAGATGATGAAAGGCATGAAGACATAAGAGGAATGAAAGAGAATTTCCAGATTCTTGAGAAAAGGTTAAGGGCTACGGAAGGTAATCAAGTCTTTGGTGCCGCTGCTAGGGAGATGTGCTTAGTATCAGGTCTTATGATTCCTGCGAAATTTAAGACCCCAGATTTCAATAGGTATGAGGGCCACTCATGTCCTAAAagtcaccttattatgtactatTGA